GAGCGGCTGCTGCCACCCGGACGTCCGCTAGACGAGCGGCCGAAGTTGCCGCCGGGACCGCGTCCGCCGGAGTTGCGTCCGCCGGCGAATCCACCACCGCCGCTACCTGACCGGCTGCGACCGCCGTTCGAGTTGCCGTAGCTATTGGTCGGTGTCGACATCGGGGTGACAGGCTCGTTGCCCTTCCAGGAACGAGTCTCCATCTGCATCAGGTCGGCCGGGCCACGCGAGGTGAGATCGACAGGCTTGTTGCGCTCTTCCTTCTCGAGGTTCTTGTCGGCCTCGCGCCACTCGAACTTGATCTTCAGCTCGCGCTCCAGCTTGCGGGCGTCGGACTTCTCCTGCGGCATGACGAAGGTGGTTGCAACGCCCTTCTTGCCAGCGCGGCCGGTGCGGCCGATGCGGTGGACGAAGTCGTCCGAAGCGTTGGGCAGGTCGTAGTTCACGACGTGGGCGATGTCATTGACATCGATGCCGCGAGCGGCAACGTCGGTGGCGACGAGAACGCGGTGCTTACCGTTTGCGAAGCCCTTCAGAGCAGCGGTGCGCTGCGACTGCGAGCGGTCGCCGTGGATCACGTCTGCATCATGGCCAAGCTTTTCGAGCTTCTTCGAGATACGGTCGGCGCCATGCTTGGTGCGCGAGAAGACGAGGAACGTACCCTCTTCCTGGCGCAGCATCTGGTCGAGCAGGCCGAGCTTCTGGTCCTGCATCACGGTGTAGACGCGAAGTTCAACACGATCGGAAGGCTTGGAGGTCGTACCAATCTCGATGCGAACCGGCTTGTTAACGTAGTCGCGAACGATCTCCCGGATGTTCGCGTCCAGCGTGGCCGAGTAGCACATCGTCTGGCGGGTCTTCGGGATCGCGCCAACGATGCGGCGAATGGCGGGAAGGAAGCCCATGTCCAACATGCGATCGACTTCGTCGAGGACGAACATCTCGACGCTGCTCAGGTTCACCGAGCGGCGGCGGAGGAAGTCCTCAAGACGGCCAGGCGTCGCGACGACGAGACGGGGACCGCGATCAAGCTGATCGAGCTGCGTGTTCTCGGAGAGACCACCGCAGACCAGGACCGCATCGCCCTTCGAGTTCGGGACGAGCTTGTTGTAGGCCTCAAGCACCTGCATGGCGAGCTCACGCGTCGGCAGCAGGATCAGGGAACGGATCGGGCCGCGCTTACCGCGCGTGCTCGGAACCGAGGTGGCGTCCATGCGCTCGATCATCGGGATCAGAAAGCTGAGCGTCTTGCCGGTGCCGGTGGAAGCGGTGGCGAGAATGTCGGCACCTTCAAGCGCCGGCGGAATCGCCTTGGCTTGCACCGGTGTCGGCAGGGTGAAGCCAGCAGCGGTGAGGCGGCTCTTTAAGGAGTCGGAGATTTTGAAGTCGGTGAAGTGAACATCCGCGACCAGCGGCAGGCCGTTGGGAGAGAGCACAGTCTCGGGAGCAGCTGCATTGTTCGTGGAGTTGTTCTGGAGGTTGTTTGCGGGAACAGCGGATGCTTCCATCTGTGGTTCGAGAGTTGCAGTAGTCAAGATAATCCTTATCGTTAGGTCGTTCGAGTTGGTCGTACCACTCGGGGCACACGACATGAGTCGTAGCTCTTTCAAGCGGCGTACCAAACAAATCAGGCCGTAGGGCCCAGGTATGCAGTCATGGATCTACTTTGTCAGCATTGCTATACCGGGAAGGTGAAGCGCTGCTGCTGCACGGCGAGACTCGTCCGATGACGAGGCCTCCAGCCAGAGCAACCAGCGCGGCTTCTGAGCGTTCAGGCTCTTATAGAAGGTCTGCGGTGGGTAGGGCGGTTCGCAGTCTCTGGCCAGAATCCAAATCCATTCGGAGTCTTTGCCTGCGATGCCCGCGCCGTTTTTAACCAGCGCAACCAAAGAATAGCACAGATTCCCGTTTGTCGTCATCAGGGACCGGTCCAGGCCTGCTTTGGGGAGGTTGCGAAACGTCACAAAATAAGACCAGGTGGCGCGTCCTTGCCGGCATTTCCGGCGAAATCGGTCCCGCCGGGAATGTCCGCAAGGACATTCGGGAGCCGACTTGCATTTATATGTGGCAACTGACCATGCCGCGCTTCTCCAGATACCGCTGGTGGTACTCCTCGGCCTTCCAGAAGGTCGTCGAAGGCTGCACCTGGGTCGCGATGCGTTGGCGATAGGCTCCGGATGCGTTCAGGTCGGCGATCTTGGAACACGCCTGCCGGTACTGCTCTTCACTGTTGGTGAAGATGGCGCTGCGGTACTGCGATCCCCAGTCCGGTCCCTGACGGTTGATCTGGGTGGGATCGTGTAGGGAGAAGAACGTGTCCAGCAACGTCTCGTAGCTGAGCCGGGATGGATCAAAGGTTACTTCGACCACCTCCGCGTGGCCGGTTCGGTCGGTACAGACTTCCTTGTAGGTCGGGTGTTCGAGCTCCCCACCCTCGTAGCCAACAGCGGTATCCAGAACTCCAGACATTTCGCTAAAACGGGCTTCTACACCCCAAAAACAACCTGCTCCAAACACTGCCTTTTCAATTGCCACGGTGCTGCTCCTGTTCTCTATGGAAAGGCTTTGTTGCCTGACTCTGATTGGATGCCGGCGACGCTACTTTGTCATCCGGCGAAGCGTGAAATCTTCTGTGAAAAGCTGGAGTAGATTCCTCCTCGAAGAGGACACTCGTCAAGTCCGAAGGGTTGAGAGGCAGCACGAAAGATGCGTCCGCCAAAAATCAGCGGCCGCCATCGGTGGGTGCGGCTCTGCGAGAGAAGTGTTGCGGGTAGGCAAATGCCCGGCCTGGAGCATCTCTAGCTCGGGCGGCGGGATGGTTTGGAGTTGGACGCGAAGGTGCGGCGGGGTGGAGCAGAACGCTTCTTGACCGGGGCCTTGAGCTGCGCGAACTCCGGGAGCTTCTGCTTGGGGACGACCTTTTTGCCGCTGGCAGCGCGGGAGAGCGCCATCACTTCGCCCGGCTTCAGTTCGCGAAACTCACCCGGCGGTATGTCGAGGCGAAGTGCTCCGTAACCGATGCGGCGGATCTTCTCAACGTGATGGCCGATCTCCTCGAACATCTTGCGCAACTGCCGATTGCGGCCTTCTGTGAGCGTGAGCTGATACCAGGGGTTGTCGCCGCCGCGTACGAGTTCGATCTGCGCGGGAGCGGTGATGATCCGGTCGCGGCGGCCTGCGCGTACTTCATCGAGCCGGCCGCGGTCGATCATGATGCCGCGACGGATCTGGTCGATGGCGGAGTCCGGCGGAACCCCTGAAACCTTGACCAGGTAGGTTTTTTCGACGCCGGCGGCGGCCTTTGAGAGCGAGTTGGCCAGTTCGCCGTCGTTCGTCATCAGCAACAGGCCTTCCGAAAGATAATCGAGGCGACCGACAGGGTAGAGGCGAACGTTGTCGCCATGTGGCCCGGACTTCGGCGCGGACATGAGGTCCATTACCGTGGGCCGCTTCTGCGGGTCGGTGAGCGTGGTGACGTAGCCGCGCGGCTTGTTGAGCATGTAATAACGCTGCTCTTCTGGGCCTTTGAGGAGTTTGCCGTCGACGCGGATGTGGTCGCGGGTGGCGTCGGCGCGGGTGCCAAGCTCGGTGACGGTGGTGCCGTTTACCTGGACGCGGCCTTCGAGGATGATCTCCTCGGCCTTGCGGCGGCTGGCTATGCCAGCCTGGGCAAGGATCTTCTGCAGGCGGTCGCCCTTGGGGACGGCGGGGTCTTCGGGCTTGATTTTTGGGGTGGAGGTGTTGGGAGACTTCGGCATGATTTCCAGCTTTCTGACTGCGGAGAAGCTCATCGCTGTCGGGTAGTGCTCTCTCCAGTGTAGCGGGCGGGGGTTGATCTTCGGGCGTTTCGCGAGATTTCTTTCGATATATCGAATTTTGACTTGCATCCGAGTGTGTTTCGATATATCTATTATTCAGATATATCGAAAGTGTATCTAGAAGGAGATTTACTTATGTTTGGACATTTTGGATTTGGAAGACACGGAAGGGGATTCAGGCACGGCGGGCCAGATTCCATGGACGAAGGAGAACACCGGGGGCGCGGTATGCGCTGGGGCGGCGGACGAGGATTTGGCCGGCCGTTCGATCATGGCGAGCTCCGCTTTGTGATCCTGGCCTTGATTGCCGAGAAGCCGCGGCATGGGTACGAGATCATCAAGGCGATTGAAGAGCAGTTTGGCGGGAGCTACTCGCCCAGCCCTGGGGTTGTGTACCCGACGCTGACGCTGCTGGAAGAGCAGGGAAACGCGACGGTCGAGGAGATCGGCGGCAAGAAGTCGTACACGATTACGGAGCAGGGCAAGGAGTTTCTCGCGGCCAACCAGGCGTTCGCTCAGGCGGCGATGGGTCGGATGCGCGGCAACGGGTTCCCGGATGGCATGGGCAAGCCGCCGCAGCTTATTCGGGCGGTCGAGAACCTGAAGATGGCGCTTCGGCTGCGGCACAGAAGTGGCCCGATGACCGAGGAACAGATTCAGAAGATTGTGGCCGCTCTGGACGCGGCAACTGTGGCCATTGAACGTGGCTGATGCAGTTCAACAGATGAAAGGAAGAAGAGGATGATTACTGATATTTCGACGTTGACGAAGAGCTCTGAGGCACGCGTGGCGACGGGGAACGGCAGCAGCTATCTGCGGAAGCTATGCCAGCACTGGGCGCACAAGTTTCCGGTCAAGTATGACGACACTCACGGGAAGATCGACCTGGCGGCGGGTAAGTGCCTTCTGTTCGCGGATGCTGCTGGGCTGACCGTGCGGCTGCTGATGCCGGAGGACGGCGATCAGGCTCGCATGCAGCAGGTAGTGGAAGAGCACATCAAGCGGTTTGCGTTCAAGGAGGAGTTGGAGTTTGTGTGGGGGGCGGTGGTTGCCGATCTGTCACTTTCGAAGGGGTAGAGCGAAGGCGGTCTCGCTTCGCTCGATGCCCACATCTCAGAATCGAGATAGGAGGCACCCAACTTAGGCTGCAAGTCGCCGTCGACTTGGCCTTCTAGGATGCGTTGGGTAAGAAGCATCCGACGACAAGGAACACCACGGCGATCCCTCCGCAGACCAGCGTGCCGCCCCAGAGTTGCATGAAAGTATTTATCTTCGCGTGTTCTGGAATCGACGGGTCATAGAGGACAGTGACGGATTGCCCTTTGCGAAGGGATGGTGGGTTTGTGCCGAAGTTCGATTGAACGCAGACCTCCTGGCCATCTGGAAGAGCGAACGTAAATCAAGGCTTGTAGATGGGGTCACCATCACTGTCCGTCGAGAGGGTGTTTTCTATGATCGTTCCTCTGGCGGAGACTGCCGACCTCACGAAGCGTCGCGTTGAGCGCGCGAGGAAAGCCGCCAAGATCAGCAGGATCGCGGCAACGTTCATGATGACAATCTGAACAGTTGAGAGCGCGTCTATGTTTGCCATGCCTGTATCAACCGAAAGCATACCCCAGCGCCTAAAGCCCCACTTATTCGATTGGCCCTTTTTGCCAAGGCTGAAGCCTTGGCCTACCTAGTGGCAAAAGCTCCAGCCCTGGCGGCTTATCGGGATTCTTTCGATTCGGCGGCTTCTTCTTCGGCTTGTTCCTGCTGGAGCTCGGCGTCCATGGCGGGGGAGTCGAAGGGGGCTTCTTCGCCAGGGGCCTGGTCGTATTGGGGTGGTAGGCCGGAGATGCGACCGTCTACTATGACCTCGTCGGCTTCTGTCTCGGCGGGGACGCCTGCGGAGGACTCGTCGGAGCCATCGAGTGGGATGCTGTCGCCGTCGGATTGAGGCTCGACGGAGTCTTTCTCTTCTTCTAGTTCTGCGGGTGACTCGGCTGTTTCGGATGACATGGGAATCTCCTCCTGGACCGGCTCGACATCGGCGAGCTCGCCGGCCATCTTCTCAAACTCTTCGATGCTGGGAAGCTCGGAGACGTCTTTGAGGCCGAAGCGGAGGAGGAAGTCGCGAGTGGTCTTGTAGAGGATGGGCCGGCCGATGACCTGCTTGCGGCCTGCGGTGGTGATGAGCTTGCGGGCCATCAAGGAACCGAGGACGCCGCCGGAGTCGACGCCGCGGATCTCCGAGATCTCGGGCGCGGTGACGGGCTGCTTGTAGGCGACGACGGCGAGGGTTTCGAGCGCCTGGAGCGAGAGCTTGAGCGGTGGTTTGAGGGACTTTACAAAGCCGCGGACGGCGTCGTGGTACTCGGGCTTGGTGGCGAGGCGGTAGCCGCCGGCGACCTCGCGGATCTCGAGGCCGCGGGCACTGGTGGCGTAGTCGGCGATGAGCTCGTCGACGATGGAGCGGAAGTAGTCGCGGAGACGGCGCTCACGGGCCTTCTCGTCCTGCTTGGCGTCGCGTGCGGACTTCGAGGCTTCCGGCTGCGGCGTGGCCTCTGACTGCGGTGCTGTTTCCGGCTCAGGATGTTCGGGGATGGGGGAATCTTCGGTTGGCTCGGGTTCCTGGGACGGGACGGTCTTCGTCGGAGCCGGTTCGGAGGGTTCGTGGTCGGCCAGATGAGGAACGGGAAGTTCGGTCGATTCCTCTGCATCCTGTGCGCCGGTCGCGCCTTCGATGTCAGCCTCGGGCAGCGACGGAGCCATGGCCTCGGCGGCGGGCTCAAGCTCTGGCGGGGGAACAGGCTCGCCATCGAGCGCGAGCGACTGCTGGGCGGAGTCGAGGTGGTCGAGTTCGGCCTGGGCCTCCTGCCCGAGCAGGCCGGTGAGCTGGGCCAGGGTTACCGGTTCTTCAGACGCGTAGATGACGGCTTCGATCTTTGCTTTAAGGCTCATGGTGTCAGGTGTAAGCATACCAACCCTGGCGGCAGAGGGTGTTTTTAGGGTGAAGGAGGGCGGTCTCGCTTCGCTCGATGCCCACATCTCAAAATCGAGATAGGTGGCACCCGGCGGGATGAGCTTTGGGGGCAAAAGGGAAGGCCCGCCGGGGCGGGCCTTCTGTGGAATCAGGTTCAGCAGGGTTACTTGGCGACGGTGTTGAAGAGCCAGAAGAGGCAGCCGGAGAGCAGCGCCGCTACGGGCAGGGTGAAGACCCAGGCGAGGGCGATGTCGCGGAGGGTGGACATCTGGAGGCCGCTCTTGTTGGCCGCCATGGTTCCGGCGATGCCCGAAGAGAGAACGTGGGTGGTGGAGACGGGCAGGCCGTAGGTGTCAGCGGCGAGGATGGTCGCCATAGCGACCAGCTCGGCCGACGCGCCTTGAGCGTAGGTCAGGTGGGTCTTGCCGATCTTTTCACCGACGGTGACGACGATGCGCTTCCAGCCGACCATGGTTCCGAGGCCGAGAGCGAGAGCGACGGCGACCTTAACCCAGGTGGGAATGAAGCGGGTGGAGGTGTCGAGGAACTTCTTGTAGTTGGCGATGATCTTCTTGTCGTTGTCGTTGAACTTCGGAGCGCCGTCGGCTTTGCCGAGGATGCGGAGGGTCTCGCTGGTGAGGTACATCTGGTTGCGGACGTTGGCCTGCATCTCGGCGGGGACTTTGCCGAGCGAACCGTAGAGGGTCGCCTCGTTCTTGATGTCGGTGACCATGTTGACGAGGGCGGGAAGGACGGCGGGCTCAAACTGCTTCTTACTGACGAACTTTTCGAGCTCGGGGCCAGAGTCCTGTACGACGGCATTGGGGTCAGCGTAGGCACCGATGGCTCCGGTCATCTGGCTGGAGACGGCTGCGAAGGTCTGAACCTGCGCGGCGGTGACGGTGTGGTTTAGAGCGTACGCGGTGGGGACGGTTCCGACGAGGATGAGCATGATAAGGCCCATGCCCTTCTGACCATCGTTCGAGCCATGAGCGTACGACACGCCGCCGCAGGTGAGGATGAGCAGGCAGCGGATGTAGAACGGTGGCGGCGCAGTGCCTTCCGGTGCCTTGTAGAGGCGAGGATCGCGGGCAAGGAGCTTGAAGAGGAAGAAGACCAGGGCAGCGAAGACGAAGCCGACGACGGGCGAGATGAGCAGCGCCTTGAAGACCTTGGTGACCTGCTCCCACTCGACGCCAGAGGTGCCGGAGTTGCCCTGCATCATCTGGTTGGCGATACCGACGCCGATGATGGAACCGATCATCGTGTGCGAGCTGGAGGCTGGGAGACCGCGCCACCAGGTGGCGAGGTTCCAGAGGATGGCGGCGACCAACAGCGCGAAGACCATCGAGAAGCCTGCGCCCTTGGAGACCTTGAGGATGAGCTCGACGGGCAGCAGCGTGATGATGGAGAAGGCGACCGCGCCGGAGCTGGTGAGCACGCCGATGAAGTTCATGATGCCGGAGTAGACGACGGCGACATGGGGCTCGAGCGAGTGGGTGTAGATGCAGGTTGCGACGGCGTTCGCGGTGTCGTGGAAGCCGTTGACGAACTCAAATCCGAGCGCGATGAAGAGGGCAAGTCCCAACAAGATAAAGGGGAAGACCGAGGCGCTGTGGACGATGGAAAGGTCGGCGGAGAGCTTGGTCCATATGTAGATCAGACCGGTGACGAGCATGATGGCAAAGACGATTCCGCCGACCTTGCCAGGCGAGGATTTTTTGAGCTTGGCGTCCAGAAGCGAGCCGGTTTGTGTCGGTTCGACCGGCGTAGGGAAGCTGTGTGCGGGAGTTGCCATAGGTATGTGCCTTGTCAGTCGCTGAGATGTGCGGTGACTAAGACACTAGGAGGGTTTTGCGAATGGAGTGTTACGGGAGTGTGAAGAGTGGCGCATGTTACTTAAGAGGGATTGCGGGATTGTCCGGAAGTGAAGCAAGTTTTACGGAAATATTGCAATGGAAATGTCACCCCCCAAAATGTTCCACGCGGAACATTTTGGGGGGTGACATCGGACCTATCCATCGACCAACCCTGATTTTTTCTCTAAAATTCCTCCATTCCCTCCGGATCGCGAGCTTTGGGCATCGGATACACCGGTTAGAATCTGCGAAAAAACGGCAAACTTGAGCTATGGCGTTTCACTCATCCAAGCGGCCTCTCTGGCACTGAACTGCTGGTGTTAGAACTCCCAGAACTCTTCGGCGAAGGAGAACTGACCGGCTACGGGAACTTCTACATCTTCTTCGCGGAGCGAGGCGCGCAGGATGATGCCGCTTTCGAACTCGATCTCGATGGCTTCGCCTTCTTCAAGGGTGGCGTTCGTTACGTCTTCGGTGAGGACGCCGCAGAGGACGTTGCGGTACTCGGGTTCGCCGAAGGCGTAGGAGCCTTCCTCGCGGAAGACATCGGGCCAGGTGAAGAAGGTCAGCGATGGTCCGCTGGCGGGTTCGCCGAAGTGGAGGATGAGGTGGTCCTGGATGAACTCGACGGAGGTGAGTTCGAGACCGACTAGAGAACTAAGATCCGCCATGATTAGTGGCCGGTCTCTTCGCTGGTGAAGGCCTCGTAGGCGGCGGCGTCGAGCAGGGCATCCGCCTGCGCGGGGTCGGAGAGGGTGAGCTTCATGATCCAGGTGTTGTTGGCGTCGGAGTTGATGGTCTCGGGCGCGGAGGTGAGGGTCTCGTTGATCTCGGTGACGGTGCCGGAGACGGGGGCGAAGAGGTCTGAGACGGACTTTACGGACTCGATGGAGCCAAAGGTCGCGCCGGACTCAAGGACGTCGCCGACCTTGGGGAGTTCGACGAAGACGATGTCGCCGAGGGAGTTCTGGGCGTAGTCGGTGATGCCGATCGTGCCGGTGGTGCCGTCGATGGCAAGCCACTCGTGTTCCTTGGTGTACTTGTAGGTTTCGGGATACGCCATAATCTTCTTCTCCGGGTCTTGTTGATGTGAGTCTGCGAGACCCAGTATAGCGGTATACCGGCCCTGTGCATCGATGACGAGCGCATGGTATGGTTGGCGCGATTCTTCAGGGGGAACGATGCGCGTTGGGTTTGTGGTGGTGGCTGCGATGTTGAGTGTTGGCGTGGCGATGGCGCAGCAGGCGGAGGATCTGTCGCAGATAAAAGACAGCAGCAAGATCGGGCCGGATGGGACGGCTTACGTGACGCGGGTGGTGCCGGTGCCGACGACGATCAGCCCGGAGGCGCAGAAGAGCCTGGCGCGGGTGGTGTCGGATGCGGTGGTGCCGTCGACGCTGGAGCAGAGGCGGACGGGGACAGACAAGTGGCAGAACGGCGCGGGTGAAGTTTCGAAGCAGATGTATCCGGCGAAGGTGCAGGAGTCGACGATTGCGGGCGTTCCGGTGCGGATTGTGACCCCGTTGACGGTGGCCGAGGGTAAGCGCGACAAGGTGCTGATCAACCTGCATGGCGGAGGCTTCAACTCGGATTCGGGGTCGCTGACAGAGACGATTCCGATTGCGAACCTGACGGGGATCAAGGTCGTCGCGGTTCTTTACCGGCTGGCTCCGGAGCATCCGTTTCCAGCGGGGCTGGACGATGCTGTCGCGGTCTATAAGGAGTTGCTGAAGACGTACAAGCCGAATCATATTGCGATCTATGGGACGTCGGCGGGGGCGATTCTTACCGCGGAGGTGACGGCAAAGTTGAAGCAGATGAAGCTGCCGATGCCTGCGGCTACCGGGATCTTTTCGGGGATGGGAGACTTCAGTCGGCTGGGGGATTCATGGTCGCTGTTTGCACTGAATGGGCTGTCGGGACATCTCGATGCGCCATCGGCTACGCCGCATGATGCGGAGTATGTGGGGACTACGGATTTAAAGGACACGGTGCTGTCACCGATCTATGGGGACTTGAGCGGGTTTCCACCGACGCTGTTTGTGACGAGTGGGCGGGACCTCTTGCAGAGTGGGACTACGACGTTGCACCGGGCTTATCTGCGGGCGGGAGTGGATGCTCGGCTGGTGGAGTTCGAGGCGCTGACGCATGCGTTCTGGAATGATCCGAAGCTGCCGGAGTCGAAGGAGGCGGATGAGATTATGGCTAGGTTTTTTGAGAAGGAGCTTGGGAGGTAGCGTCAGATGCGGAGACATCGGAGCAGAGTTGGGTCTGCGGCTGGAAAGAGTGGTTTTGGAAGACGTTGCCTTTGAGGGAAGCCGCAGCTTCTAGTGCGATAGCATAGCTGGCATGTTCGCCACTCTGATCATCGCTGCCATTCTCGCTCCGAAAACAGTCGAGCCCTGCCGTGTGATTCATGGCCGAGCCACCTACGGCACAATGAATGGAATGGTACGCATTTGGCATATTGGGACTCATCACACTTTTAAGCCTGACCAGTTGCGAACACCTGATACGGAAGATTTTTCACCATCCTGGCAGAAGGTCATTGATCTGCTTGCTTCAGGCGGGAAAGAACCGGACGTTTTCGCCCATAACCAACTCTTCGCGGATTTCTTAGTGTGCCCAACGCAGCGGTTTAGCAAAGGCGCTTCCCAACCTGCGCAAGTCCGATGCATCTACCATCCGCGTGTTGTATCTCGCGACCGGTAGGTGAGCAAACATTGATGATTCAAGAGACTTATTATCGCGGTGATACCGGACGTTCCTTCCTCCCGAAAGTCTGTTGGTTCTGGCGGCAAGAGGAAAGCAGATTCCCTTCGGGAATGACAAACAAAGTGGGCATGCCAGTGTGCTGTTGTGGCGGCTTGGCCCACATCTGGCGGTAAGGCATGCCTGATATGGGGCCCCCGGCCGGGAGCCGACATCGTAGATCAAGAATTGAGAGTGAATCTGAGATGGCGCGGATTTGGGTAGAGGGGTATACGGGTAGCGGAGTTCCTTTTGAGTACTGGGGACATAGTCCGATAGTGCGTCCTGAAGACCGAAACCTTATTCCACGAAACATGTTGAAGGTTGCCGTAGCTTCCTTCACATTTCGATTCGTTTCCATCGCGCAGATAAGGGACTGTCTCTTCTACTACGAGCAAAAGACCCATCCCAGCAGCAGAATTCTAACCAGTGGAGGTGACCACTGGGAATTCGAGAGGTGGTTTGAACGTCTTCCGATGTACTTGCTCGAAGACGCAAAGCGCGCCAAAGTAGTCAAAGCTCTACGGAGAGCCTTGGTTGTTGCTGAAGCAGGGGCTTTTGTGGAAGTGCTGCCCCCTGCTTGATCAACGGCGGTATGTGGGCAACGACGTGGCGGTCTAAATCTTCTGCTTTGCCCATTTGCCTTGGCCGAAGAGATAGAGAGAGATCAGCACGATCACAGACTGCGCTACAACTACGGAGGCGTAGACTCCGTTGACCTGTAGCCGCGTGTGCATGGCGAGGAACCAGGCGAGGGGAATCTCTACGATCCAGAAGCCGAAGAGGTTGACGTAGGTGGGGGTGAGGGTGTCGCCGGAGCCGTTGAAGGCTTGCAACAAGACCATGCCGTAGGCGTAGGCGATGTTGCCGCAACTGAAGATGCGCAGGCAGGGGATGCCGGTGCGGAGGACTTCGGGGTAGGACGTGAAGAGGCCGAGGATGAACGGCGCGAAGGCAATGAACACCAGGCCGACGGAGCCGAGGAAGACCATGTTCCAAAGGCCGGTTCGCCAGATGGCGTTGCGGGCGCGGTCGGGGTGGCCTGCGCCGAGGTTCTGGCCGACCAGGGTGGCGGCCGCGTTGCTCAATCCCCATGACGGCAGGATGGCGAAGATCACGATGCGGATGGCGATGGTGTAGGCAGCGAGCGCAGGCGCTCCGAAGAGGCTGACGATGCGGACGAGGCCGATCCAACTGGCCTGGCCGATGAGGAATTGAAGGATGCCCAGGGCGGAGACCTTGATGAGACGCCAGAGGACTTCGGCGTTCAGGCGCAGATGGCAGGCGAGGATGCAGAGGCGCTCGGTGCCTCGGGCGAGTCGATAGAACTGGTAGAGGACGCCGATGCCTCGGCCGGTGAAGGTGGCCAGCGCCGCCCCTGTTACGCCCATCCGTGGAATAGGCCCGAGGCCGAAGATGAAGATCGGGTCGAGGATCAGGTTGAGGATGTTCGAGACCCAGAGGAGCCGCATGGCGATGGCGGCGTCGCCGGTGCCGCGAAAGATGGCGTTGTTCAAGAAGAGCAGCAGCACAACGCCGGAGCCGCCGAGCGCGATGCGGGTGTATCCGCTGCCCGTGGCGACGAGCGCTGGCGAGGCTCCCATGGCGGCGAGGAGCTTCGGCGCTAGGAAGAAGAACGGCAGCCCCATCACGACCGAAGCGATGAGGCCAAGAAAGATTGCTTGAACAGCAGAGATGGCTGCGCCGTCGGTATCCTTTTCGCCGATGCGGCGGGCGACCATGGCCGTGGTGGACATGCCGAGACCGATGCCGACGGAGAAGACGATGCTGAGGACCGACTCGGTGAGGCCGACGGTGGCGATGGCGTTCGCGCCGAGGCGGCTGACCCAGAAGACGTCGACGACGGCGAAGAGCGACTCGAGGACCATCTCGAGCACCATGGGGATGGCGAGCAGGAGGATGGACCGGTTGAGGCTGCCGGTAGTGTAGTCCTGATGGCTGCCGCGCAGAGCCTCTTTGATGGACTGCCAGAGGGTGGGCTGGGGCTGAGGGCTGATAGAGGTGTCCATGTAAGTTGGAGACATAGTACCCCGGACGGCGCGGGACGAAGATCACAAGGGCTTAGGTTGCGTCGACATACTGCGATGCCGTCATTCTGAAGGCCAGCCAAAGAATCCCCGCATCTAGCTTGTGCTGGGCGCGCAAGCTTTCGTGGCTCTTACACAAAATGCCGGGATTCTTCCCCTTCGCTTCGCTCGAGGGTCAGAATGACGGTGTGAGAGGAGTGGCATGGAATGAATTCTTAGCTGATCGGCTTGCCGAACAGGACGTTGAATTTTCCGAATAGGACATCCAGACGATAGACGTGTGCGGGATAGGCAAGCATCTCGTCGAGTTCCGCAGAGCGGAGGAAGTTCTGGCCACCCGGGCCGACGTTGTGCGCGTTGCGCGCGGCGGCGTCGGGGAAGGCCTCGAAGATTCCAAAGGTCGTCTCGGAGTAGCGAGTGCCGAACCACGGGCCGGTGCCGGGTTCCTGCTCGACACCGGCAAGGATATCGCGCAGGAACTGTTCTACCTT
This Granulicella aggregans DNA region includes the following protein-coding sequences:
- a CDS encoding inorganic phosphate transporter, which encodes MATPAHSFPTPVEPTQTGSLLDAKLKKSSPGKVGGIVFAIMLVTGLIYIWTKLSADLSIVHSASVFPFILLGLALFIALGFEFVNGFHDTANAVATCIYTHSLEPHVAVVYSGIMNFIGVLTSSGAVAFSIITLLPVELILKVSKGAGFSMVFALLVAAILWNLATWWRGLPASSSHTMIGSIIGVGIANQMMQGNSGTSGVEWEQVTKVFKALLISPVVGFVFAALVFFLFKLLARDPRLYKAPEGTAPPPFYIRCLLILTCGGVSYAHGSNDGQKGMGLIMLILVGTVPTAYALNHTVTAAQVQTFAAVSSQMTGAIGAYADPNAVVQDSGPELEKFVSKKQFEPAVLPALVNMVTDIKNEATLYGSLGKVPAEMQANVRNQMYLTSETLRILGKADGAPKFNDNDKKIIANYKKFLDTSTRFIPTWVKVAVALALGLGTMVGWKRIVVTVGEKIGKTHLTYAQGASAELVAMATILAADTYGLPVSTTHVLSSGIAGTMAANKSGLQMSTLRDIALAWVFTLPVAALLSGCLFWLFNTVAK
- the gcvH gene encoding glycine cleavage system protein GcvH, whose translation is MAYPETYKYTKEHEWLAIDGTTGTIGITDYAQNSLGDIVFVELPKVGDVLESGATFGSIESVKSVSDLFAPVSGTVTEINETLTSAPETINSDANNTWIMKLTLSDPAQADALLDAAAYEAFTSEETGH
- a CDS encoding alpha/beta hydrolase: MRVGFVVVAAMLSVGVAMAQQAEDLSQIKDSSKIGPDGTAYVTRVVPVPTTISPEAQKSLARVVSDAVVPSTLEQRRTGTDKWQNGAGEVSKQMYPAKVQESTIAGVPVRIVTPLTVAEGKRDKVLINLHGGGFNSDSGSLTETIPIANLTGIKVVAVLYRLAPEHPFPAGLDDAVAVYKELLKTYKPNHIAIYGTSAGAILTAEVTAKLKQMKLPMPAATGIFSGMGDFSRLGDSWSLFALNGLSGHLDAPSATPHDAEYVGTTDLKDTVLSPIYGDLSGFPPTLFVTSGRDLLQSGTTTLHRAYLRAGVDARLVEFEALTHAFWNDPKLPESKEADEIMARFFEKELGR
- a CDS encoding MATE family efflux transporter, with translation MSPTYMDTSISPQPQPTLWQSIKEALRGSHQDYTTGSLNRSILLLAIPMVLEMVLESLFAVVDVFWVSRLGANAIATVGLTESVLSIVFSVGIGLGMSTTAMVARRIGEKDTDGAAISAVQAIFLGLIASVVMGLPFFFLAPKLLAAMGASPALVATGSGYTRIALGGSGVVLLLFLNNAIFRGTGDAAIAMRLLWVSNILNLILDPIFIFGLGPIPRMGVTGAALATFTGRGIGVLYQFYRLARGTERLCILACHLRLNAEVLWRLIKVSALGILQFLIGQASWIGLVRIVSLFGAPALAAYTIAIRIVIFAILPSWGLSNAAATLVGQNLGAGHPDRARNAIWRTGLWNMVFLGSVGLVFIAFAPFILGLFTSYPEVLRTGIPCLRIFSCGNIAYAYGMVLLQAFNGSGDTLTPTYVNLFGFWIVEIPLAWFLAMHTRLQVNGVYASVVVAQSVIVLISLYLFGQGKWAKQKI
- a CDS encoding putative quinol monooxygenase, which codes for MSSAIQTSGPNPINPAVEAHPGWVVSGQDNTPGRKAYSINLEAKPGQGDKVEQFLRDILAGVEQEPGTGPWFGTRYSETTFGIFEAFPDAAARNAHNVGPGGQNFLRSAELDEMLAYPAHVYRLDVLFGKFNVLFGKPIS